In a single window of the Magnolia sinica isolate HGM2019 chromosome 7, MsV1, whole genome shotgun sequence genome:
- the LOC131250624 gene encoding uncharacterized protein LOC131250624 — protein sequence MLLLSKYTIIYELAKAVKGQAVADFLAAHPVADSEMISDDLPDEQVMMIESPNYWQMYFDGASRSSGSGARIIFISPEAATDYFSKWTEAIALRNVKDKDVVNFIRHVIIYRYSIPKRIITDNGTPFKNRGMEKLCQNFGIQHSFSMPYYSSATGLAEAFNKTVVKILKKTVTGNKRDWDEKLQEALWAYKTTHRTTTKATPYSLVYGVEVAILIEMQVTSLRVVVHQSITDDENARIRLTKLDMLDEKLLVVQQRLELSRQKFMMPSIRKLNIAHLRKGTWC from the exons ATGTTATTGCTTTCAAAATATACAATTATTTATGAACTAGCAAAAGCAGTAAAGGGACAGGCGGTGGCAGATTTCTTGGCAGCTCATCCTGTAGCAGACAGTGAAATGATTAGTGATGATCTTCCAGATGAACAagtaatgatgattgaatcaCCTAATTATTGGCAAATGTACTTTGATGGTGCTTCTAGATCTTCAGGATCAGGTGCCAGAATAATATTCATCAGTCCCGAAG CAGCAACAgactatttctccaaatggaccgAAGCGATCGCATTACGAAATGTCAAAGACAAAGATGTTGTGAATTTTATCCGACACGTGATAATATATCGCTACAGCATTCCAAAAAGAATCATCACCgataatggtactcctttcaagaacagAGGCATGGAGAAATTATGCCAAAATTTTGGCATTCAACATTCATTTTCAATGCCCTACTACTCATCAGCCACTGGGTTAGCAGAGGCCTTCAACAAGACggttgtgaaaatattgaagaaaactgtCACAGGAAATAAGCGTGATTGGGACGAGAAGCTACAAGaggctttatgggcttataaaaCCACTCATCGCACCACAACAAAAGCCACACCATATTCATTGGTTTATGGTGTTGAAGTTGCTATCCTAATTGAAATGCAAGTCACATCGCTTAGAGTGGTAGTACATCAGTCaataacagatgatgaaaatgcaagaaTAAGGCTGACCAAGTTGGATATGCTCGATGAGAAACTCTTAGTAGTCCAACAACGATTGGAACTTAGCAGGCAAAAATTTATGATGCCTTCAATAAGAAAGTTAAACATTGCTCATTTAAGAAAGGGGACATGGTGTTAA